Proteins encoded within one genomic window of Cytophagales bacterium:
- a CDS encoding CsgG/HfaB family protein — protein sequence MMKKFFTLLLVSSICVSNYLLAQEKQSIGIVDFDFTEGVGIKVEDVAVVQDLVTNSFINSKRFNILEREMVTKLKEELEYQKEEDFLNNISSLAEQGKMVGASYMLLGKVSKLTIEETNVKEKTTNSREKNSSSTVKEVDAEYIAFVTVTLRVVNVETGEVNGSSTLNIQPSLIDRQLFAADTRGAALRKITKPLGKQVDKFIGEYLPIEMGIGAVKEEQKGKVREIYISAGSKLGLSNGMGVVIIKKSFQDIGTGDPIKIEKQIAEGKVIELLGEQASLVQIKKGGDLLKKEIGNDATLVCKTKG from the coding sequence ATGATGAAAAAGTTTTTTACGCTCTTACTTGTTTCTTCTATCTGTGTATCAAACTACTTGTTGGCACAGGAGAAACAATCCATTGGAATTGTTGATTTTGATTTTACCGAGGGTGTAGGCATCAAAGTTGAAGATGTGGCAGTCGTCCAGGACTTAGTTACCAATAGTTTTATTAACAGTAAACGATTTAATATACTGGAACGTGAGATGGTTACTAAGCTAAAGGAAGAGTTGGAATATCAAAAAGAGGAGGATTTTCTAAATAATATTTCGAGTCTTGCAGAGCAAGGTAAAATGGTAGGTGCTAGCTACATGCTGCTGGGAAAAGTCAGTAAACTGACGATTGAGGAAACTAACGTAAAGGAAAAGACAACAAATTCCAGAGAGAAGAACTCATCTTCTACAGTGAAGGAAGTTGATGCAGAGTATATCGCCTTTGTCACTGTCACACTTAGAGTTGTCAATGTAGAGACCGGAGAAGTAAATGGGAGTTCTACTCTAAATATCCAACCTAGCTTGATTGATAGACAGTTATTTGCGGCGGATACACGTGGGGCTGCACTCAGAAAGATCACAAAACCTTTAGGTAAGCAGGTAGATAAATTTATTGGCGAATATTTGCCGATCGAAATGGGCATCGGGGCGGTCAAGGAGGAACAAAAGGGCAAAGTGCGTGAGATATATATCAGTGCTGGCTCCAAATTGGGTCTGTCCAATGGAATGGGGGTAGTGATCATCAAGAAGTCATTTCAGGATATAGGTACTGGAGATCCGATCAAAATAGAAAAGCAGATTGCCGAGGGGAAAGTAATTGAGTTACTAGGGGAGCAAGCCTCTCTTGTTCAAATCAAAAAAGGGGGTGATTTACTGAAAAAGGAAATCGGTAATGATGCTACATTGGTCTGTAAGACTAAGGGTTAA
- a CDS encoding caspase family protein gives MKRCLLLYLFFLVQIAHGQDISEIDVSFQYQPPSNDDLTLNDLHLQTIESKVQQLLTRNGLGSNNSTPFVIKPAVDIYETTIVEGMQNIYVTDGEFSLFISQVNGPVFSSYTQRIRGSGRNEKQSILGLVRKIPTSGSALKEFFDDARKKIADYYDENCDRIIAEIDALKIVEDYDGAMYKLGSIPVIAEGCYPKAVQQMEEVYVASLNRDCEKFLNVAESAMALRRFEAAAHALVQIHPKANCYASAAKIKTEIIKETGDEYERIWAYENKSLELAGNAIDSKYKAVAEVYKASNTNSRPLFDNTTSPANSNSGISINNLAIGNQQGGAIPPMTPPVIEKSESVEFKVVSPSVRAATGDVVVYEESITVYGLIDDPKSAKTLLVDGLETSWDKEGIFSRAISVKDSEKDIQIKLFDKKGEYATQSLKIKRLKKNDQTPKVIDPQELKKNALVIGISDYQHISKLKNPKNDAEDMSILLKNIGFEVTTVLDADFETIRKQVGKFAGNKESYDVSLFFFAGHGLELDGENFLLPVDVKGETREEIKLNTLSVSQLTKYLEMTNDDKLNIIILDACRNNPFPNGDRSVGGGTGLARVTPATGMLIAYATSPGSTASDGTGENGLYTGELIKQMSIPQRIEDVFMNTRNEVEDKSNGRQKPWEEARLRGVFYLKTE, from the coding sequence ATGAAAAGGTGCCTTTTATTGTACTTATTCTTTCTTGTTCAAATTGCTCATGGCCAGGATATATCTGAGATTGATGTGTCCTTTCAATATCAACCACCATCAAATGATGATTTGACGTTGAATGATTTGCACTTACAGACCATCGAAAGTAAAGTGCAACAATTGCTCACAAGAAATGGACTTGGATCGAATAACAGCACGCCGTTTGTCATTAAACCTGCCGTTGATATATATGAGACCACAATTGTGGAAGGAATGCAAAATATCTATGTCACTGATGGGGAATTTAGTTTGTTCATAAGTCAGGTGAATGGACCTGTGTTTTCTTCTTACACACAACGAATTAGAGGGTCGGGTCGAAATGAAAAACAATCAATTCTGGGTTTAGTCCGGAAAATTCCAACTTCAGGTTCGGCACTGAAGGAATTTTTTGATGATGCTAGAAAGAAAATAGCAGACTATTACGACGAGAATTGTGACCGAATTATCGCTGAGATCGATGCTTTGAAAATTGTTGAGGATTATGATGGAGCGATGTACAAGCTGGGTTCAATACCTGTCATCGCAGAAGGTTGCTATCCGAAGGCAGTTCAACAGATGGAGGAAGTTTATGTGGCTTCTTTGAATCGGGATTGTGAAAAATTCCTGAATGTAGCGGAATCCGCAATGGCATTACGAAGATTTGAAGCTGCTGCCCATGCACTAGTACAGATTCACCCGAAAGCTAACTGCTATGCGTCGGCTGCCAAAATAAAAACGGAAATTATTAAAGAAACCGGAGATGAATATGAGCGGATTTGGGCTTATGAAAATAAAAGCCTTGAATTAGCAGGGAATGCAATTGATTCAAAATACAAGGCGGTGGCGGAGGTGTATAAGGCTTCCAATACAAACAGCAGGCCGCTTTTTGACAATACTACAAGTCCAGCAAATAGCAATTCTGGAATCAGTATCAATAACCTAGCTATAGGTAATCAGCAAGGGGGAGCGATTCCACCGATGACACCTCCGGTAATTGAAAAATCTGAATCAGTGGAATTCAAAGTGGTGAGTCCGTCTGTAAGAGCAGCTACCGGAGATGTAGTCGTGTATGAAGAAAGCATTACAGTTTACGGGTTGATTGATGATCCTAAATCTGCCAAAACATTGTTAGTCGATGGTTTGGAGACTTCCTGGGATAAAGAGGGCATTTTTTCGCGAGCTATATCGGTGAAAGATTCTGAAAAGGATATTCAAATTAAGTTATTTGATAAGAAAGGGGAGTACGCCACACAGTCTTTAAAAATAAAGCGACTCAAAAAGAATGATCAAACGCCCAAAGTAATTGATCCCCAAGAGCTCAAGAAAAACGCTTTGGTGATTGGCATTAGTGACTATCAACATATCAGTAAACTTAAGAATCCTAAAAATGACGCAGAGGACATGTCCATCCTGCTGAAGAACATCGGTTTTGAGGTGACAACTGTCCTGGATGCTGATTTTGAAACGATTAGAAAACAGGTTGGGAAATTTGCAGGGAACAAAGAAAGCTATGATGTGTCATTATTTTTCTTTGCAGGTCATGGTTTAGAATTGGATGGAGAAAACTTTCTCTTGCCCGTTGATGTGAAAGGAGAGACCAGGGAAGAAATAAAATTGAATACACTTTCGGTCAGTCAACTTACCAAGTATCTGGAAATGACCAATGATGATAAGCTTAATATCATCATTCTTGATGCCTGCCGAAATAACCCCTTTCCTAATGGTGATCGTTCAGTCGGTGGAGGCACTGGACTGGCCAGAGTTACTCCAGCTACAGGCATGTTGATTGCTTATGCTACTTCCCCTGGGAGTACCGCCTCCGATGGTACTGGTGAAAATGGATTGTATACCGGAGAGCTGATCAAGCAGATGAGTATCCCTCAGCGAATTGAAGATGTATTTATGAATACGCGAAATGAGGTTGAAGATAAATCTAATGGTAGGCAGAAACCCTGGGAAGAAGCTCGTTTAAGAGGTGTATTTTACTTAAAAACAGAATAG
- a CDS encoding DUF6175 family protein, with translation MRKLLFIVLLIVSRLNLAQEAQGENTVQPTIMVIPFTKEGEDIRTIIEEDPNKRISMSEVKQGFDSRGFTTLDFRAKLKAATQNSALSGMDQTSIKRQIIENSGADIYVEVDYILTASDNGNMVEIILEGYDAYSAQSLSNATGRSRIFRTDKLGILAEQATESCIEDFLNVMNEKFANIVENGRTITLSFTLSETSTYDMNTRIGDKDIPLKFAIRKWLKEKSYKGYYHLQGSSAANITVDDFRIPLKNEYGENYQIDEFEFEVFNFFDDMGMDATTSIVGTSMQISIN, from the coding sequence ATGAGAAAGTTGCTATTCATTGTTTTACTTATAGTGAGCAGACTCAATCTTGCACAGGAAGCGCAGGGTGAAAATACGGTTCAACCAACAATCATGGTCATTCCTTTCACTAAAGAAGGAGAAGATATTCGGACCATTATCGAAGAAGATCCAAACAAGAGGATATCCATGTCTGAGGTCAAACAGGGTTTTGATTCCAGGGGATTTACGACACTGGATTTTCGGGCGAAACTCAAAGCTGCAACACAAAACAGTGCATTGTCGGGTATGGACCAGACCTCAATCAAACGTCAGATCATTGAGAATTCAGGTGCGGATATTTATGTAGAAGTAGACTATATCTTAACGGCAAGTGATAATGGGAATATGGTCGAAATTATCCTAGAGGGATATGATGCCTATTCCGCACAATCACTCTCTAATGCGACAGGAAGGTCCAGAATATTTCGAACTGATAAGCTTGGGATTTTGGCAGAACAGGCTACGGAATCTTGTATAGAAGATTTTTTGAATGTGATGAATGAGAAATTTGCCAATATCGTGGAAAATGGTCGGACCATTACTTTGTCATTTACCCTTTCTGAAACATCAACCTACGATATGAATACTCGAATTGGGGATAAGGACATACCTCTGAAGTTTGCGATCAGAAAGTGGCTCAAAGAGAAATCCTATAAAGGCTATTACCATTTACAAGGTTCTTCGGCGGCTAACATTACTGTGGACGATTTTCGGATCCCTCTGAAAAATGAATACGGTGAGAATTATCAGATCGATGAGTTTGAATTTGAAGTATTCAATTTTTTCGATGATATGGGTATGGATGCGACCACTTCGATCGTAGGAACAAGTATGCAAATATCAATTAATTGA